The DNA region AGCCAAGCTCATAGCATGGAGATTACTCCCACAAACTCCACCAATGGCAGGGTGTACCATATGAGGCCAAGAGAGCAGATGTGCCCCACTTTTCCTTCATGGCGTATCCAGAAGATTTCGGCCAAGAGGCTGCTACTACATTTTCTTTTGACACAAGGCGCCTGTAGCTCAGTGGATAGAGCGTCTGTTTCCTAAGCAGAAGGCCGTAGGTTcgacccctacctggcgcgtttaatttttttttattatGAAACATCCTGtcacttctttttttttcaaggTATCAGTCAGAGATATACATGCAGAAAAGGCAATCGCTTTGCTTGTTTTTATTTTGAAAGAAACGATATAGGAAAGTCCAATGCGAATTTTGTCTCTCGATCGAGTCCGATTCAATTTCCTCTTCCAAAACGGAAAATTTACGCCCAAGAAAAACTTGCGCCGCTCAACCGAGAAACGCGAACGGGCACCCTAGCTATGTAGACAGAAAATCTGGCCGGCGTGCGCCGTGCATCCATCCAATCGATCGCCAATGGGAACATCAACTAGCGAGCAAGGAGGGAGAGATCGCGAAGAGGAGACGGAACAGCAGGACGACCTGACGCGGCTGCTACCGGCGGacgtgctccgccgcctccccgcGCCGCGGGCTCGCCGTCTCCCGGTGCGTGTGCGCGGCGTGGCGTGACACCGTCGATGCCCGCCGGCTCATGCTCCCGCGCCTCCTGCCGCACTCGCTGGGCGGCATCTTCCTCCGCTTCTGCGGCTTCTTCTACACCCTGCAGCTCCTCGCCCGCCCCGCGGCCGACGACGACGGCCCCAGGAtccccggcggcggcctcggccACTTGCCGGACACCGTGCCGTACGACTTATTCCCGTACGGCGGCAGCTTCGACCACTGCAACGGCCTGCTCCTGCTCGACGATGCCGTGGTCAACCCCGCCACGGGGAAGTGGGCCGCGTTGCCGCCACGCCCTCCTCTGTCGACGGAATCAGCAGATGAGTTCTACACGGGCAAGTACCTGGTGTTTGACCCGGCGGCGTCGACGCACTTCGAGGTGGTCTCGATCGATCGCTTGTTGTACATGCCTGATCAGACTGCTATTCAGGCGTCGGAATGGCCACCATCGCCGTGCACCATGCTTGTCTTCTCGTCAAGGACTTGGCAGTGGGAGGAGAGGTCTTTCCTCCGGGAAGGAGAGGCTGCGGGGACGCTCGATGACGTATTTTGCCGATGATTTTGTATTTTGCAGAATATCTTTTTCTAACAACAAGTGCCGGGTGATCAAACCGCCAATTGGCACCGAAGTGTTTCAGGACTTTTATCTAGGAAAATCAGAAAAGGGAGTGTGCTGTGGATTGGTTGATTATTCGGATAATATGTGCCGGCTTCGGGTCTGGAACCTCCAAGAACTTGGTGGCCGGATGAGTGGGTGTTGAAGCATCAAACCGACCTTCAGCTTCTATTGACACATCACAAGTACGACGAGCAAAGTGAGGGACCATGGATCTTGCAAGATGCCAACTATTATCAACGAGCGAGTGAATATAACAACGAGGAAGAAATCGCGCAAATGGATCTTGGGTGGGATTCTAATAACAACGACAATCTTCAGAATGAAGGCATGGTTGATGCGCGCAGTAATGGATTTATCGGTTTCCTTGGACTCCATCCTTATAAGGAGGTTGTCTTCTTGATTCACTCACTGAGAAGAGGATTGGCATATGATTTGAATAACTCAAAAGTTGAAGACTTGGGAAATATGTGTCCAAGAAGTTACAGAAATTGTCCTGGTTACATTGCATGTATTAGGGAGTCTTTTCTTTACACACCATGCTGGGTCGAAGAGTTCCCTCTACCCACATGACTTACGCAATATGTTTCCAAGAAGTTACAGAAATTTGCCTGAGCATCACCACGGATGTATTAGAGAGTCTAGACATCATGCTGTGTCCAAGACTTCCCTCTACACGCTTAATGATTTTGTGAGATTTAAAGGTTTTGCCAACGGAGTTATGCTTCAGCACCGATATTTTTAATTGTATGCTCAGTGATTCTTGTTGGGAGATTAATAGTACCGTTAGCCATGTTTAACATTCCTTTTAAGCTCGTTCTTTCTTCAAGCAGATTGCTCACGAGGTAAGAAGAACCTTTTGCAGTCCCTTTGGTAACATTGGCAAATTTTTAGCTATATGTACGATCATGACATGATCTTTGTTTTCGGCACATTTTCAATGCTAGTGGCACAAGCAAAAACATATG from Panicum hallii strain FIL2 chromosome 9, PHallii_v3.1, whole genome shotgun sequence includes:
- the LOC112877643 gene encoding uncharacterized protein LOC112877643 — encoded protein: MLPRLLPHSLGGIFLRFCGFFYTLQLLARPAADDDGPRIPGGGLGHLPDTVPYDLFPYGGSFDHCNGLLLLDDAVVNPATGKWAALPPRPPLSTESADEFYTGKYLVFDPAASTHFEVVSIDRLLYMPDQTAIQASEWPPSPCTMLVFSSRTWQWEERSFLREGEAAGTLDDVFCR